A genomic window from Deltaproteobacteria bacterium IMCC39524 includes:
- the murC gene encoding UDP-N-acetylmuramate--L-alanine ligase: MYGKIQKIHFVGIGGIGMSGIAEVLINLGYQVSGSDLKESDLTRRLASLGGTIAYGHRAENVVEVDVVVTSTAVNLQNPEVQEANRRKIPVIPRAEMLAELMRMKYGIAIAGTHGKTTTTSMVATVLSHGNIDPTVVIGGRLDSIGSNAKLGQGEFLVAEADESDGSFLKLSPTIAVVTNVDEDHLDFYSGIDEIRATFVDFINKVPFYGLAVLCLDDENLQGMIPDVKKRLVTYGLTSQADFMASEIEHEGDRTSFLVQYRGEALGRVSIRMPGRHNVLNALAAVAVAMELDMPFAAIAEGFQDFGGVGRRFEIKGEAQGIMVVDDYGHHPVEIKATLGAARGGWNRRLVAVFQPHRYSRTEALFDDFLTAFYQADHVAVMDVYAAGEDVRPEVTAEKLAEGISEHGHKSCCYTGDVVATVEHLQAVLQPGDIVITLGAGNVWQVGAELMKIL; the protein is encoded by the coding sequence ATGTACGGCAAGATCCAAAAAATTCATTTTGTTGGCATAGGCGGCATCGGCATGAGCGGGATTGCCGAGGTTCTCATCAATCTTGGCTACCAGGTCTCAGGGTCCGACCTTAAAGAGAGTGACCTTACCCGCCGTCTGGCGAGTCTGGGTGGGACAATCGCTTATGGTCATCGCGCCGAGAATGTTGTTGAGGTCGATGTCGTCGTCACATCGACTGCTGTGAATTTGCAGAATCCTGAAGTTCAGGAAGCTAATCGTCGCAAGATCCCTGTCATCCCGAGGGCAGAAATGCTCGCGGAGTTGATGCGTATGAAGTACGGCATCGCGATTGCCGGAACCCATGGCAAGACGACCACGACCAGCATGGTGGCAACGGTGCTCTCCCATGGCAACATCGACCCGACCGTCGTGATCGGCGGTCGTCTGGATTCGATCGGTTCAAACGCCAAGTTGGGGCAGGGCGAGTTCCTGGTGGCAGAAGCTGATGAGTCGGATGGTTCTTTCCTGAAGTTATCGCCGACGATCGCGGTCGTGACCAATGTTGATGAGGATCATCTCGATTTCTACAGTGGCATTGATGAAATCCGCGCGACCTTCGTTGATTTTATCAACAAGGTGCCTTTCTACGGGCTGGCCGTGCTTTGTTTGGATGATGAGAACCTGCAGGGGATGATCCCTGACGTCAAGAAGCGCCTGGTCACATACGGCTTGACATCACAGGCAGATTTTATGGCGTCCGAGATTGAGCATGAGGGTGACCGGACCAGTTTCCTTGTTCAATACCGGGGAGAAGCTCTCGGTCGTGTGAGTATCCGCATGCCGGGCCGCCATAACGTGCTTAATGCCCTGGCGGCGGTTGCCGTGGCCATGGAGCTCGACATGCCCTTTGCCGCAATTGCCGAAGGTTTTCAGGATTTTGGCGGCGTTGGACGCAGGTTCGAGATCAAAGGTGAAGCACAGGGAATTATGGTGGTGGACGACTACGGTCATCATCCTGTGGAAATCAAGGCTACGCTCGGCGCTGCCCGTGGTGGTTGGAACCGGCGTCTGGTCGCAGTTTTTCAGCCACATCGTTACAGTCGCACCGAGGCGCTCTTTGATGATTTCCTGACGGCCTTTTACCAGGCGGATCATGTCGCCGTGATGGATGTCTATGCCGCAGGCGAAGATGTTCGTCCCGAGGTGACGGCAGAAAAGCTGGCCGAGGGGATCAGCGAGCATGGTCACAAGTCCTGTTGCTACACCGGTGATGTTGTCGCTACGGTCGAGCATTTACAGGCGGTTTTACAACCCGGAGACATTGTCATTACCCTCGGTGCCGGTAACGTCTGGCAAGTGGGTGCAGAACTGATGAAAATTTTGTAA
- a CDS encoding D-alanine--D-alanine ligase, translating to MNRTELKNKKIAVLMGGLSAEREISLKTGQAVLSALLENGCDAVAIDACHDLPAQLREVGTDVAFICLHGRYGEDGTVQGLLEMMQIPYTGSGVMSSSMVMDKVITKQILLYHEISTPGFVAYRAGDDRSELFKRCRHFPLVVKPAREGSTIGISIVHDRAELEAGLAEALQHDDLVLIEDYIQGDEITVSILNNESLPIIQIVPKSGFYDYESKYTSGHTEYLLPAPLEAVLYNRLQETSVAACKALACRGAARVDFMVREREFFCLEINTIPGMTATSLLPKAAAEAGITFNELVMQILQDAGLNK from the coding sequence ATGAATCGCACTGAACTGAAGAATAAAAAGATCGCTGTTTTGATGGGAGGTCTTTCTGCTGAGCGGGAGATCTCGTTAAAAACCGGTCAGGCTGTGTTAAGTGCGTTGCTGGAGAACGGTTGCGATGCGGTCGCGATCGATGCATGTCACGATTTACCAGCCCAGTTGCGTGAAGTTGGAACCGATGTGGCTTTTATCTGTCTGCACGGACGCTACGGTGAAGACGGTACGGTCCAGGGCCTTCTGGAAATGATGCAGATTCCCTACACCGGAAGTGGCGTCATGTCTTCGAGCATGGTGATGGACAAGGTTATCACCAAGCAGATCTTGCTTTACCACGAGATTTCTACCCCGGGGTTTGTTGCCTATCGTGCCGGTGATGATCGAAGCGAATTGTTTAAGCGTTGTCGCCACTTTCCTCTCGTGGTCAAGCCCGCCCGGGAAGGTTCAACCATCGGTATCAGTATCGTACATGATAGGGCGGAACTTGAAGCAGGTTTGGCAGAGGCTCTACAGCACGATGATCTGGTCCTGATAGAAGATTACATCCAGGGGGATGAAATCACAGTCAGCATCCTGAATAACGAGTCCTTGCCGATTATTCAGATTGTGCCGAAAAGTGGTTTTTACGATTACGAATCGAAATATACATCGGGTCACACCGAGTACCTGCTGCCGGCACCTCTGGAAGCTGTGCTGTACAACCGACTGCAGGAAACCTCTGTGGCGGCCTGTAAGGCGCTGGCCTGCCGGGGCGCCGCAAGGGTTGATTTCATGGTGCGAGAGCGCGAGTTTTTCTGCCTGGAAATCAACACCATCCCGGGGATGACAGCAACCAGTCTGCTGCCAAAGGCGGCGGCGGAAGCAGGCATCACCTTCAATGAACTGGTGATGCAAATTCTGCAAGACGCAGGATTGAACAAGTAA
- a CDS encoding FtsQ-type POTRA domain-containing protein, giving the protein MRDLKSHKQKKCKANRRKQEKQARDWKKLFHRTLRVCIASGSGFLLASGALLTAQMLLESGYFGVKQVRVEHQVRVSEGDILDASDIEIGDSLFDLELHMIGRKIEEHAWIAKAEVERSFPDQVVIRVVEREARAIIDLDYLYYVDRAGEVFKMLDAGDDLDYPVITGIDRQYLLDNPDKTQDSVNLALQLMDALESRTLFNLDDISEICFEEQEGLVMHTRIGGVPVRMGKQGFDTKLNRLESIYDDLEPRLMALKYIDLNVTDRVIVKLDVKRTAGRS; this is encoded by the coding sequence ATGCGTGATTTGAAGTCTCACAAGCAGAAGAAGTGTAAAGCCAACCGGCGCAAGCAGGAGAAACAGGCGCGCGACTGGAAGAAGTTATTCCATCGCACGCTGCGGGTCTGCATTGCTTCCGGAAGTGGTTTTCTGCTTGCGAGCGGGGCTTTGCTTACAGCCCAGATGCTTCTCGAATCAGGATATTTTGGCGTGAAGCAGGTTCGCGTTGAGCATCAGGTGAGGGTGAGTGAAGGTGATATCCTCGATGCTTCTGATATTGAAATCGGTGACAGCCTCTTTGATCTCGAGTTGCATATGATCGGACGCAAGATTGAAGAACATGCCTGGATCGCCAAGGCCGAAGTCGAACGGTCCTTTCCTGATCAGGTCGTTATCCGGGTGGTTGAGCGGGAGGCCCGGGCGATTATCGATCTTGATTATCTTTACTACGTGGATCGAGCTGGTGAAGTTTTCAAGATGCTGGATGCAGGTGATGATCTTGATTATCCGGTGATCACTGGGATTGACCGTCAATATCTACTCGATAACCCGGATAAGACCCAGGATTCTGTAAACCTGGCTCTGCAGCTTATGGACGCACTTGAGAGCAGGACACTCTTCAATCTCGATGATATCTCGGAAATCTGTTTTGAAGAGCAGGAAGGCCTTGTCATGCATACCCGCATCGGTGGTGTGCCAGTGCGTATGGGTAAGCAGGGCTTTGATACCAAGTTGAATCGACTGGAAAGCATTTATGACGATCTGGAGCCCAGGTTGATGGCTCTTAAGTATATTGATTTAAACGTGACCGACCGCGTTATCGTGAAGTTGGATGTGAAACGCACGGCCGGCAGAAGTTAG
- the ftsA gene encoding cell division protein FtsA translates to MNNKRENLVVGLDIGTTKICAIVGAITDEGLDIVGIGTSPSSGLRKGVVINIESTVNAIRKALQEAELMAGCEIKSVFAGIAGGHIKGINSQGVIAIKNREVSNEDVRRVIDAAKALAIPMDREVIHILPQEFIIDDQDGIKEPLGMSGVRLEARVHIVTGAVASAQNIIKSCNKAGVDVGDIVLEQLASSEAVLTPDEKDLGVALVDIGGGTTDIAIFIDGAIKHTSVLSLGGNHLTNDIAVGLRTPTAEAEKIKQSSGCCLSSMVGKDETIEVPSVGGRDPRILSRQLLAEILEPRVEEIFTLVNREIVKSGYEDLIASGVVITGGSAILPGMPEIAEQIFDLPVRRGQPTGIGGLTDVVNSPIYATGVGLVKYGSRNMQTRNFVIGDENLFDRVTRRMKEWFGEFF, encoded by the coding sequence ATGAATAACAAACGAGAAAATCTGGTAGTCGGCCTGGACATCGGCACAACAAAGATTTGTGCCATCGTTGGCGCTATAACTGATGAGGGGCTTGATATCGTTGGCATCGGCACCAGTCCTTCAAGCGGTCTGCGCAAAGGCGTGGTCATTAACATCGAGAGTACGGTCAACGCAATCCGCAAGGCGTTGCAAGAAGCTGAACTGATGGCCGGTTGTGAGATAAAGTCGGTGTTCGCAGGAATTGCCGGTGGTCATATCAAGGGCATCAACTCCCAGGGTGTGATTGCCATCAAGAACCGTGAAGTCAGCAACGAAGATGTGCGGCGTGTTATCGATGCTGCCAAAGCTCTGGCGATACCGATGGACCGGGAAGTGATTCACATCCTGCCCCAGGAGTTCATTATTGATGATCAGGACGGTATCAAGGAGCCTCTCGGCATGAGTGGCGTGCGCCTTGAAGCCAGGGTTCATATCGTCACCGGCGCCGTCGCAAGCGCTCAGAATATCATCAAGAGCTGCAACAAGGCCGGTGTCGACGTCGGCGATATCGTCCTCGAGCAGCTGGCTTCCTCTGAGGCTGTTCTGACACCTGATGAAAAGGACCTCGGTGTGGCTCTTGTCGATATCGGTGGAGGCACGACGGATATCGCGATCTTTATTGATGGCGCCATCAAGCACACCTCGGTGCTCTCTCTGGGTGGTAATCATCTGACCAATGATATCGCTGTGGGCCTGAGAACGCCGACGGCAGAGGCAGAGAAGATTAAACAATCTTCGGGTTGTTGTCTCTCCTCAATGGTTGGCAAGGATGAAACGATTGAAGTTCCCTCGGTGGGTGGACGAGATCCAAGAATCCTGTCACGGCAGTTGCTTGCGGAGATCCTCGAGCCAAGGGTTGAAGAGATCTTTACCCTGGTCAACAGGGAGATCGTCAAAAGCGGTTATGAGGACCTGATCGCTTCCGGTGTCGTGATCACCGGTGGCTCAGCGATTCTTCCCGGTATGCCGGAGATTGCCGAACAGATTTTTGATCTGCCGGTACGACGCGGTCAGCCGACCGGTATTGGCGGGTTGACTGATGTTGTCAATTCACCAATTTACGCGACCGGCGTTGGCCTGGTGAAGTATGGCAGCCGCAATATGCAGACCCGCAATTTCGTTATCGGAGATGAAAACCTCTTCGATCGTGTCACTCGGCGGATGAAAGAGTGGTTCGGAGAATTTTTCTAA
- the ftsZ gene encoding cell division protein FtsZ has translation MFEFDESVDQVAKIKVVGVGGGGSNAVNTMIAAQIDGVEFMVANTDAQALRANLSSMRVQIGPKLTKGLGAGANPEVGREAAEEDRARIAELLKGADMVFIAAGLGGGTGTGAAPVIAEVAKELGALTVAVVTKPFAFEGKQRMGKAVQGVEELKQIVDSLILIPNDRLSGLAGKQMGILDAFKPADDVLRQAVQGISDLITTHGMINVDFADVQSAMSERGMAMMGIGTATGENRACEAAQQAISSPLLEEIDISGAKGVLVNVTGSSSMTMADYEEVANIIHEKVHEDANIFIGLVVNEDMGETIQVTAIATGFGCSFDTGKRPSTELGRPNVQTPTMIDRDIPAFIRREQQDKPRASMRIGSYNEDEEYDIPTFLRKRVD, from the coding sequence ATGTTTGAATTTGACGAAAGTGTAGACCAGGTAGCTAAGATTAAGGTCGTTGGTGTTGGTGGTGGCGGTAGCAACGCGGTCAATACGATGATTGCTGCCCAGATTGATGGTGTGGAGTTCATGGTTGCCAATACCGATGCCCAGGCATTGCGGGCCAACCTCTCTTCCATGCGTGTGCAGATTGGTCCGAAGCTGACCAAGGGTCTTGGCGCCGGCGCCAACCCGGAAGTCGGTCGCGAGGCCGCCGAGGAAGATCGTGCTCGAATTGCCGAGCTGCTGAAAGGCGCTGATATGGTCTTTATCGCCGCAGGCCTGGGTGGTGGAACCGGGACGGGTGCCGCTCCGGTTATCGCTGAAGTGGCCAAGGAACTCGGTGCCTTAACTGTCGCTGTTGTCACCAAGCCCTTTGCTTTCGAAGGTAAGCAACGTATGGGCAAGGCGGTACAGGGCGTCGAAGAACTCAAACAGATCGTTGATTCTTTGATCCTGATTCCCAATGATCGTTTAAGTGGTCTTGCCGGAAAGCAGATGGGGATCCTCGATGCCTTTAAACCTGCTGATGATGTACTGCGTCAGGCCGTACAGGGAATCTCTGATCTGATTACGACTCACGGCATGATCAATGTCGACTTTGCGGATGTGCAGTCGGCGATGAGCGAGCGCGGCATGGCCATGATGGGTATTGGCACGGCCACAGGCGAAAACCGCGCCTGCGAAGCCGCTCAGCAGGCGATCAGCAGTCCGTTGCTCGAAGAGATTGACATCTCAGGCGCCAAGGGTGTGCTGGTTAATGTCACTGGTTCTTCCAGCATGACCATGGCTGATTACGAGGAAGTCGCCAATATCATTCACGAAAAGGTTCACGAAGACGCCAACATCTTCATCGGCCTGGTCGTTAACGAGGATATGGGTGAAACCATCCAGGTGACGGCGATTGCGACCGGCTTCGGTTGCTCCTTCGATACCGGCAAACGGCCTAGCACTGAGCTGGGTCGACCGAACGTACAAACGCCAACCATGATTGACCGTGATATCCCGGCGTTCATCCGTAGAGAACAACAGGATAAGCCGCGCGCCAGTATGCGTATCGGATCCTACAATGAAGACGAGGAGTACGATATCCCGACGTTCCTGCGCAAACGCGTCGACTGA
- a CDS encoding Trm112 family protein: MTLSKDLLEILACPQCKGEIVPDDNHEKLYCHACKLAYPVRDGIPVMLIDEALPLD; this comes from the coding sequence ATGACTTTATCCAAAGATCTGCTTGAAATACTGGCCTGCCCGCAATGCAAGGGTGAAATTGTGCCCGATGACAACCATGAAAAACTCTACTGTCATGCCTGTAAACTGGCTTACCCGGTCCGTGATGGCATTCCGGTCATGCTGATCGACGAGGCTCTCCCCCTAGACTGA
- the waaF gene encoding lipopolysaccharide heptosyltransferase II has protein sequence MKKLDANKIQRIMIRSANWLGDAVMTVPALMAVRETYPDAHIAVVANPLVAQLLENHPGCDEIIVYNKRVEHAGVLGLLRFTADLRRRKFDCAILFQYAIEAGIMAFLAGIPRRLGFTTDGRRIFLTHPVPFGEAEKTIHQTDAFLRIVNHYGIKAEEKRQPLALLESERLWVKEQLPEGPVVTINPGAAYGSAKRWYPERFAAVGDFLAREYGMHVVLIGGPGEVEIGNDIAAAIQAPVHNFVGKTSVRQMMTLIDVASLMVTNDSGPMHIAAGFNVPIVAIFGSTNHTTTSPFSDSYRIVRHQVECSPCMLRECPIDHRCMDRVTVDDVVGAVQSFMPEILQAKE, from the coding sequence TTGAAAAAACTCGACGCCAATAAAATCCAACGCATCATGATCCGCTCGGCTAACTGGCTCGGTGATGCCGTTATGACCGTTCCGGCCTTGATGGCTGTCAGGGAAACCTATCCTGATGCCCATATCGCTGTCGTAGCCAATCCCCTGGTTGCCCAGTTGCTTGAGAACCATCCCGGCTGTGATGAAATCATCGTCTATAATAAACGGGTTGAGCATGCCGGTGTCCTTGGCCTGTTGCGATTTACGGCCGATTTGCGCCGTCGTAAATTCGACTGCGCGATTCTCTTTCAATATGCCATTGAAGCCGGGATCATGGCATTCCTGGCCGGAATTCCCCGACGACTTGGCTTTACCACGGATGGCCGTCGTATCTTTTTGACCCACCCGGTACCCTTTGGCGAAGCTGAGAAGACGATTCACCAGACCGATGCTTTCCTGCGTATCGTTAATCACTATGGCATCAAGGCTGAAGAGAAAAGACAGCCCCTTGCACTGTTGGAGAGCGAGCGTCTCTGGGTGAAAGAGCAGTTACCCGAAGGCCCGGTCGTTACGATCAACCCCGGAGCCGCTTACGGCTCGGCAAAACGCTGGTATCCTGAGCGCTTTGCAGCCGTAGGTGATTTTCTTGCCAGAGAGTACGGCATGCATGTGGTGTTGATCGGCGGTCCAGGTGAAGTCGAGATCGGTAACGATATCGCCGCTGCTATACAGGCTCCGGTGCATAATTTTGTCGGCAAAACTTCGGTCAGGCAGATGATGACCCTGATCGATGTTGCTTCGCTGATGGTGACCAACGACTCCGGCCCGATGCACATCGCTGCTGGCTTCAATGTGCCGATCGTTGCAATCTTCGGCTCTACCAACCACACCACAACCTCACCTTTCAGTGACAGCTACCGCATCGTTCGTCACCAGGTCGAGTGTTCACCCTGTATGCTCAGGGAATGTCCGATTGATCACCGATGCATGGATCGCGTGACTGTTGATGATGTTGTCGGGGCCGTGCAGTCCTTTATGCCGGAAATTTTGCAAGCTAAAGAATAG
- a CDS encoding radical SAM protein: MSRHLIEKYRQRHEQETGGKANPWGGRLAVALIYPNTYHQGMSNLGLQTVYRMLNERDDTLCERFFLPDPEDIEEHRRTGFPLVSIESQRSLSDFDLIAFSISFENDFLNLPTIFELGRLPFWREERTERHPLIICGGVCAFLNPEPLAEIMDLFVVGEAEVTLPQLLKQMLDPETSVRNELLARISQQAGIYQPGGYDVRYLASGELKSMTPLEGLPEQVARQWQANLDDSQSMTCVATPDTEFGSMHLVEVSRGCPKACRFCAAGFIYRPFREHSMDHLRKEILETGDEVGRVGLVAAAVSDYNDIAAVGRAVLEKGGEVSVSSVRIDAITPEQVQVLADSGHKTLALAPEAGSQRMRNVINKGIDEKQILAAVKMLAEGGIPNLKLYFMIGLPSEVESDVLAIADLTVKVRQIWEEIGKQTGRLGRLHLSVNPFVPKPWTPLQWAPMEKRSLLEKKYRVLQKRLRPVANVELNFESLRHAEIQGFFARGDRRVGQTLPLLAEGSNLKAACRQAGIDPAFFLHRERGADELFPWDIIQQGVQRSHLRKEYEQALAAQPGYVCAPGCSRCGMSC; this comes from the coding sequence ATGTCACGTCACTTGATTGAAAAATATCGTCAGCGTCATGAGCAGGAAACAGGCGGCAAAGCCAACCCTTGGGGTGGGCGTCTGGCTGTTGCCCTGATCTATCCGAATACCTACCACCAGGGAATGAGCAACCTGGGGCTGCAGACAGTCTACCGGATGCTCAATGAACGTGATGATACGCTCTGTGAACGCTTCTTTCTCCCTGATCCTGAAGATATCGAAGAGCATCGCCGTACCGGTTTTCCCCTTGTGTCGATTGAATCCCAGCGCTCGCTCTCTGATTTTGATCTGATTGCCTTCTCAATCTCGTTCGAAAATGATTTCCTTAACCTGCCAACGATCTTCGAGCTCGGCCGTTTGCCGTTCTGGCGCGAGGAGCGCACTGAGCGTCATCCGCTGATCATCTGTGGCGGCGTCTGTGCATTTCTCAACCCTGAACCGCTGGCAGAGATCATGGACCTCTTCGTGGTTGGCGAGGCTGAAGTGACCCTGCCGCAACTCCTGAAGCAAATGCTCGATCCCGAGACGTCCGTGCGTAACGAACTCCTCGCTCGAATTTCTCAACAGGCGGGGATTTATCAGCCGGGCGGCTACGACGTTCGCTACCTGGCGAGCGGTGAACTTAAATCAATGACGCCGTTAGAAGGACTTCCGGAACAGGTCGCTCGCCAGTGGCAGGCGAACCTGGATGACAGTCAGAGTATGACCTGCGTAGCAACCCCGGATACGGAATTCGGCAGTATGCACCTGGTCGAAGTTTCACGCGGATGCCCCAAGGCCTGCCGTTTCTGTGCCGCCGGTTTTATATATCGACCGTTTCGGGAGCATTCAATGGATCACCTGCGTAAAGAGATTCTCGAAACAGGTGATGAAGTCGGTCGAGTCGGCCTCGTCGCTGCTGCAGTCTCCGATTATAATGATATTGCTGCTGTCGGGCGTGCCGTCCTCGAAAAGGGCGGTGAAGTGTCGGTGTCGAGTGTGCGCATTGATGCCATTACGCCGGAGCAGGTACAGGTCCTTGCCGATTCTGGCCACAAGACATTGGCCCTGGCTCCAGAGGCGGGAAGCCAGCGAATGCGTAATGTCATTAATAAAGGTATCGATGAGAAACAAATCCTTGCCGCGGTCAAGATGCTGGCCGAAGGCGGAATCCCGAACCTCAAACTCTACTTCATGATCGGCCTGCCCTCCGAGGTTGAGTCCGATGTGCTTGCGATTGCTGATCTTACTGTGAAAGTCCGGCAGATCTGGGAAGAGATCGGCAAACAAACCGGTCGACTGGGTCGTTTACACCTTTCCGTAAATCCCTTTGTGCCTAAACCCTGGACGCCACTGCAGTGGGCGCCGATGGAGAAGCGAAGCTTGCTTGAAAAGAAGTATCGAGTCTTGCAGAAACGTCTGCGCCCGGTTGCGAACGTTGAGTTGAACTTCGAATCTTTGCGCCACGCCGAGATCCAGGGCTTTTTTGCCCGCGGTGACAGACGCGTCGGCCAGACCCTGCCACTGCTCGCAGAAGGTTCCAATCTCAAAGCTGCCTGTCGACAAGCAGGTATCGACCCTGCTTTCTTCCTACATCGTGAGCGTGGTGCTGATGAGCTTTTCCCCTGGGACATTATTCAACAGGGGGTACAGCGCAGCCATCTGCGTAAGGAATACGAGCAGGCGTTGGCGGCGCAACCGGGGTATGTTTGTGCGCCTGGGTGCAGTCGTTGCGGAATGTCCTGCTGA
- a CDS encoding enoyl-CoA hydratase-related protein, with translation MADENLLLEKDGPLATITFNNPKALNALTVATFEGLDRLLAELEKDAEVRVLILTGAGEKAFVAGGDISHLGTLDADSARKFALLAQRVIDRLEAFPKPVIAAINGYALGGGCELAMGCDIRIAADSARFGQPEVKLGIIPGFAGTQRLSRLVGKGRAKELIFTGEMIDAEEACRIGLVNHVVAKEGLMEEARSLAMKMCDKSSSAIRLAKEAIDNGMEMDFARGSRYEADLFALCFTTEDCKEGISAFMEKRPAKF, from the coding sequence ATGGCGGATGAAAACTTGTTGCTCGAGAAAGATGGACCCCTGGCAACGATTACTTTTAACAACCCCAAGGCTCTCAATGCCCTGACTGTAGCAACTTTCGAAGGTCTGGATCGATTGCTCGCTGAGCTGGAGAAGGACGCCGAAGTTCGTGTTCTTATCCTCACCGGTGCAGGTGAGAAAGCTTTTGTTGCCGGAGGAGATATCAGTCACCTTGGTACCCTGGATGCCGATAGCGCTCGCAAGTTCGCGTTGCTGGCACAGCGGGTTATTGATCGGCTGGAAGCTTTTCCCAAGCCGGTGATCGCTGCTATTAATGGTTATGCTCTCGGTGGCGGTTGCGAACTGGCCATGGGGTGTGACATCCGGATCGCTGCAGATTCGGCCAGGTTCGGGCAGCCTGAAGTCAAACTCGGCATAATCCCAGGCTTTGCCGGGACCCAACGCTTGTCCCGTCTTGTTGGCAAGGGGCGGGCCAAGGAGCTGATTTTTACAGGTGAGATGATTGATGCCGAAGAGGCTTGCCGGATCGGTTTGGTCAACCACGTTGTGGCGAAGGAGGGCTTGATGGAAGAGGCGCGTTCTCTGGCCATGAAGATGTGTGACAAAAGCTCTTCGGCCATCAGGCTCGCCAAGGAAGCGATTGACAATGGCATGGAGATGGATTTTGCCCGTGGCTCACGTTACGAGGCTGACCTCTTCGCTCTTTGCTTTACGACGGAAGACTGCAAGGAGGGTATCAGCGCTTTCATGGAGAAGCGGCCAGCTAAATTTTAA
- the tilS gene encoding tRNA lysidine(34) synthetase TilS, producing MSLQKRFHRSLLKSGCIPSGSRVLVAVSGGLDSVALLTLLHQLAVPLQIHLEAAHLDHSLRPESRDDARFVTELCTGLGVHLTQEHLDVAEIARQRKSNLEETARDVRRDFLLKTAQVRGCHLVALGHHADDQSETFLLRLLRGSRATGLAGMRTTNGSIVRPLLPFSRQELLDYIQSEDLAWREDLSNLDQRFTRNRIRHQLLPALAEFNSNIRTQLVGLCEQMQQDEIFWSDLVARELPKHGQWLGDEYVLNRNGLLALPQALTGRLVRAALAEVRGDLRGITAAHTADIMTLLSEGEPQGALDLPGAWVARRYDVLLLRSEAPAAVDPFSCELTSPGDYCLSENRILSVTQEESPLGESRSVVDFSARSLSFPLHVRSCEPGDRFRPSGMKGTKKLQDLFVDLKLTREERQNALVLVKNNEILWVVGMRRSEGQRPLPNEQSLRFEIKTRIDS from the coding sequence ATGTCTTTACAGAAACGCTTTCATAGGTCGCTTCTTAAGTCCGGTTGCATCCCTTCCGGCAGTCGCGTTCTTGTGGCTGTTTCCGGCGGTTTAGATTCGGTTGCTTTACTGACACTCCTTCATCAGCTGGCTGTTCCTCTGCAAATCCACCTGGAAGCAGCGCACCTTGATCACTCCTTGCGCCCTGAAAGCCGTGATGATGCACGCTTTGTTACAGAGTTGTGCACCGGTCTTGGTGTTCACTTAACCCAGGAACACCTGGATGTAGCCGAGATTGCCCGGCAAAGAAAGAGCAACCTTGAGGAGACCGCCAGGGATGTGCGTCGTGATTTTCTGCTAAAAACGGCTCAGGTGCGTGGCTGTCATCTGGTCGCTCTTGGCCACCACGCAGATGACCAGTCGGAAACCTTCCTCCTACGTCTTTTGCGCGGCAGTCGTGCCACAGGACTGGCTGGCATGAGGACAACCAACGGCTCTATTGTGCGGCCTCTGTTGCCTTTCTCTCGTCAGGAACTTCTGGACTATATCCAATCGGAAGACCTTGCCTGGCGTGAGGATCTGAGCAATCTTGATCAACGCTTCACGCGTAACCGTATCCGCCATCAATTGCTTCCTGCTCTGGCAGAATTTAATTCGAATATACGTACGCAGCTTGTTGGCCTTTGTGAACAGATGCAGCAGGATGAAATTTTCTGGTCTGATCTGGTTGCTCGTGAGCTTCCAAAGCATGGCCAATGGCTGGGCGATGAATATGTTTTGAATCGGAACGGTCTGCTTGCTTTACCTCAGGCCTTGACGGGTCGTCTGGTCCGGGCCGCTCTGGCAGAAGTGCGTGGTGATTTGCGTGGCATCACTGCAGCCCATACCGCTGATATCATGACGTTGCTCAGTGAAGGGGAGCCGCAGGGGGCCCTGGACCTGCCCGGTGCCTGGGTCGCACGTCGATATGATGTCCTCTTGTTGCGAAGTGAGGCCCCTGCAGCTGTCGACCCTTTTAGCTGTGAGCTCACATCTCCGGGAGATTACTGCTTGTCGGAGAACCGAATCTTGAGCGTCACGCAGGAAGAGTCTCCTCTTGGAGAGAGCCGTAGCGTTGTTGATTTCTCCGCACGATCATTATCGTTCCCGTTGCATGTCAGGAGTTGTGAGCCGGGAGATCGTTTTCGTCCTTCTGGGATGAAGGGAACAAAGAAACTGCAGGATCTCTTCGTTGATCTTAAGTTGACCCGCGAGGAACGCCAGAACGCCCTGGTGTTGGTCAAGAATAATGAGATCCTCTGGGTTGTCGGCATGCGCCGGTCTGAGGGGCAACGACCCCTGCCGAACGAGCAGAGTTTAAGGTTCGAAATTAAGACTAGAATAGACTCATAA